The Apium graveolens cultivar Ventura chromosome 10, ASM990537v1, whole genome shotgun sequence nucleotide sequence TTCCTGTACCAGTTGTTCCCTGGATTTGTGTTAGTTCAGAATTTATTGTGGATTGCCATGTAGTGGTAGGGTTAGAATTCTTTTTAGGTCTTCCTACACGAGTTCTGGAAGATGGCTCATTCCATATGGTATGGTTGTCATGTTACTCATCTGTAAAGTTGTTTAACGTGATTATATTTCCAGGAGGATTGTGTCTGATAGGGGTACTTATTTTTGGGAAATGATAAATAAGCTCCATTTTTTACTATATAAGCTTCAATTGACATGTGAATTACACAATTACCCATAACAGATACAAATTCAATTAAGTTCATTATTGAGAAATCATGGATAGTTATGTAATTAAAATGTCTAAAATATGAAGTTGGAGCGTAAAGAGTAAACCAAGTTGCTTATTTATCAATTCCCTTTATTTTTTTTAGGAAAACTTTATGTGGATTTGTGGGGGCGAAATTGTATTCAGTAGTTCAAAATTTCACATCATCCACAGACAGACACACAAACTGAGGTAATTAATTGAACTTGGGTACATTGCTGCAAATAAATTTTTCGGTGAGCAAGACTGCAAAGTACTGATATAAGTCAGACTTGCTCATGTTGATTAACACTTATAATGAAAAACCTTCTATTGAGACTTGTCCATTCAAGGTGGTTTATGGTGTGAACCCATCCGTCATTCTGTCTATTTAAGTAATACATCACCTCTGCCTACTGAACTAATACATCACCTCTTTCTAAGAAAGAATTTCTGAACTGTGAAGCAAATCTAAGCAAGTGGCTGTTATTAAGACTTGTGAAGAAACAATTGGAGGAGATGAACAAGAAGTACAATCAAAGGCCTTGTAGAAATAGGCGGCAACAGAGTTTCAACTTGGCGTTTTTGTTTGGCTTAATAACTTAATTTACAGAAGAGTGTTTTCCTATCAAGCATGGAAGCAAGCATTTTTTAAGAGCATAAGGTCCTATAAGGCACTAGAACCAATTCTGCTTACAAAATTGACCTCCCTCGTGAGTAGTGACTTTGGTGGAGCGAGTGCTACCTTTAATGTGGGTGACTTGGCTCCTTATCCAAATAATGGGAATTTTAGGACAAGTTCTTTATTAAAAAGGGAAGAGTGAACAGGATGTCGATGTTTTAGAATCTAGAGTTGCATGTTGCGGACATTCATCTCTTATGCTTAGTAATTTGAATACGAAGTCATATGAACCTATAGTTATACATTGATTAAAACTTTTCTTGGGTGTTAGTGTCTGGTTGAACCAATTATGTTGTGATTGGAAGGCAGTTGATGGCATTCTTTTCACTAGTCATCATTCATTGTTACTTCCCCTTGGTATGTTTGGATTTGAACCACGTCTGTAATCTGTTTATAAGGCTGACCTCCACTTTACATAAGAAATCTGATATGGAACAATAATTCTTACTTACCTATGTTGTCACTTGTTTTTATAATCGAAATATGGGAACATGTACTTAGTGGACCATTTGGAACTCATTTTGGTGGAAATTATTGTCAAAACTGCGAGTTATGACACAATATTTAATTGCATCAAGGTTTACTGTTTGTATATGTATGGGTAGGgaagagttttattaatttaatgTCTTTTAGTTGGCTGCCTATTGTTTTATATCTGTAAAAAATTGCAGGCAGTACCACGGTGATCAATTTACCACCCGATAGTGACCTGTACAAGGCAAAGCGTAGCGAAGCTTTACACAAATATGAGATGTATGTGAACATGAATCTCACTTTCTTTCTGCTACATTTGGCACACATTCACTTCTTGTTTTCTCACAACTTTCTTTAATGTGTTCTCAGTTTGTTAGATTTGGAGAAGCAACTTTCAGCCCTTTACCCTAAGCCACAACTTTTAAACAAGTGAATTCACAAATTTTGGTAGACATGTGGCGCGGACAGTGCCAGTGTGCCTATGTTATTTTTATGTTACCAGCcgggcttcttgggcttcttaGTCTCTCCGTTTCTGCGTAGATGGAACACATGAATGTAGATCTTTGTATATGTATATCCAGTTCTTTGTAGGGGCGGTGGTACTTAGTTGTAGGTTTAGTCGAGTTCATGCTTGTCCTATCTATATTTAAATCTCAAAGAAACTTCTCTCAATTAAGATTTCGTATTTTCCATCATCAAATAAATTTAAGGTATGAATGACAGGTTTGAGATGATTACTTCTTCCCATGTAGTTATCATCAGTTAAAATTCTTAAAACAGTATGTTAAAGTACTGTGGTCTGTGGATTAAGAATATTTCTGGACAGGTTGGAAGATCTGTTTTCTTGGAAGTATATTATGCAATTCATTTGTTTATATGTAGTACAAGATAAGCAACTAATGGGGGATTTGTTTCATATGAATTTATAATTTGGGTGTTGTGGACGGCCGCGTATGGCACAAAAGTAATTGTATAGGCCAGGCCGGGGCCAGCTTTTAACAAGTCAACTATATATCTATCCGCCCCATGGTCATTTTGGGGACCTTGGTTACAAACTTAAGTGCCAGTAATGATTTGAAAATAATTGATAATCAACAGTTTTAAATAAGATAAAAATCGGTTCCCAAAACCGTTTCAAAATATTAGTTTTAATTAGTCAGCACACAATCAGCATTTACGTCAGTTTTGCTAGTTAAAATAATCCAAAATGACATATCATCAATGTCACATCATTTTGAAACTATATTTTGAATTGAATTTTGAATTTGTAGTACTATTCTTTAAATAAATAAGAGCAATAAATATTTTTTGGATTTGTAGCACTactttttaaataaataaaagtaatAAGCATTTTTATACGTGAGATTTGTATTAACGCACACAATATATGAGTTAATTAAGAATTAACTAATTATAGTCACTCTTAGGGGTATAAACGAGTCAAACTGTTCGTGAGCTACTCGAGTTCGGTTCGTAAAAAATTCGAATTCGGTTTGAAAATAATCAagccgagctcgagctcgagctcgagctttTCGAATTTTTAACCGAACCGAGCTCGAGCTTCAAATTATTCGGCTTGTAAGGTTAGCGAGCCTTATCGAgcctttattatttttaattttttttattataaatatatttttatataaatatttaatatatattatttatttttatcgagccgaactcgagtcgaacagattatatttcgatttttttagtatttagtgaattaattcaagttttcgagccgaactcgagcctaCCGAACCTTTTACGAGCCGAGTTTCGAATTTGCAATTAAAGGCTCGATCTAGCTCGAGTTCGAACCCGAACTATTTTAATCGAGTTCGAGCTGAGTCTGACAGTATTCGGCTCGGCTCGATTAATCAATAatcttaaaatatatttttaatgtCCCTGACAATAAAAAATCTAAAATAATGGTAATCCCTTTTACCCCTCAACTTGAAAAAacattatttttgtaattttcgtaaaaaaaactatattttttttgataaatttACCCAGCTGGAACTAGAGGCATTATTATTCCGGTTAGTTAGCAACTAGTTGTACACTTCTAGTCAAAAACAAGAATATCTGACAGAATCTTCTTCCCCAAGCCCAAATCCAATACACACAATATAAACACACATGTCATCAATCATCATAGCTTAACAAGAAAAAAAAAAACCCACCGTAATATCATCGGAGATTCCAATGATGATGAAGATGTTGGGGTTTATATCAACAATAATAGTTTTCATGTTACTGAGAAACAGCGACTCACATGTAATTCAAGGCGAACAACCACTTTCGAAGATAGCAATACACAAGGCTGTTCATGCTCTCAGTGACTCCTCTTCTATTAAAGCCTTCCCTTCTTTTCTTGGTTTAAAGGTAATAATAATAGCACTCTCCCGTCCCGAATTGAACGAGCCACTTCTTTTTTCACGTATTTCAATGCGCTTTGTAAATAATAATGTAGttttttttcgattttttttttgttttgaataaaaatttaaaatacgGGGAAAAAGAAGTGGCTCGTTCATTTTGGGACGGGACTAATTATTCACACATTCATCTGTTTATTTCCTATTTAAGCTGGTATTTTTTTTGTTTGACTTTACTACTTGTGTAGTTGTGTTACGACTTGTTTAAACTAGAAGCACTTGTTGTTTGTTGTATTTTTACATTACAGACGCTCTCACTGGGAAACTTTTCGAGTTTTGTTTTTTAGGAATTAGTGAGTTAGATTTCTAGGAGCCTATCTTATCCGGAGTTATGTTACTAATTACTAATTCGGTTTTCGTACACAATAAGCACAAATTCTCATAAATTTGGATTATTATCATTGGTGGAATTAGTTTTAATGTTAATGGACCCCATACATTCGCACCAATTTCATCAATAAAAAATAAGCCAAACTCAAACTAGGAGTAATTAATTACACATTCTCGAAATGGTGCGATTGAGCTCTAGTTCATATGTGTATTGATGGAATGGAGaattgaattaaaattaaaattatttgttAGAGACGAGTTCAAGTTTTATTATGTTCCTCCATAATTGCATTTGTTACAACTATTGAACTAACGGAGCATCAAGTTCTTGGGGCAAGGGAATGTATGTATGGTATGTGGTGAAAATGCTTAATATGTTTATATGCCTCTTAATCGAAAACCTTTTTTTTTATTTGGGATTACCGAGAGCTCATCTTATACGGCGTTAAATTACCAACTCACTTGATACAAGGCAGGAATGGATTTAAAACTTGTGACAAAAGTTGTCGGAAGAGAAGAAGTAATTGAGAGAGTATCAAGTTAGTTATGATAAATTGAATAACGAGAATGAGTAGGAAGTAGGATTAGGTACTCATCTCCAAAAATCATAATGGCGGGattgatctctaattcaaattcgTATTAATGGAAGGAGTGAACGAAAATGATAATGACTTACAACTTAATACCATAAATTGCTTTCTATTCCTCATTCACTAAACCACCGGAGCATTAAGGTCTCTAGGCAAGGGAGTACACCACTACACCAGCTTATGTGCCGATAAAAGCTTCCTCTTGAATTCAGTTTTGTAGTAATTAGCTAAAACTCTAATCTAATTTGCTTTTAAATGGATGATGACAGGGTGAGGATACTCAATGGGTTAATGTGGAACTTGATCACGCAAAACCATCTGAAGATGATTGGGTCGGAGTTTTTTCTCCTGCGAAGTTTAAGTAAAATTTTTATATCCCTCACACCACTATGGTTTCTGTAGATTTTCATATTAATAATGAATTCTAAATCAAATACTTGAGTGTGGCAGCGGATCAGATTGTTATTACGAGAACGATCCCAAGGAACAGAGTCCATACATATGTTCAGCCCCAATAAAGGTATGTATACTTTTTAGTCTTGCTATAATGTTGGAGATATTTTGGTGAACCATGTTTTAGTGTCTTCTATTAATTCACATAGAAAATTGAAGATAAAAGTGTCCTTATTGCAGTATGCATATGCAAATCACTCCACTTCCAATTACACGAAGACAGGCAGGGCTTCGATTAAGTTCCAGTTAATCAATCAACGAGCAGATTTCTCATTTGCGTTATTTTCAGGTGGCTTGTCCAATGTAAGCTTGTCATATACAATTCTATGTCTTGACTTAATATGATTTAGATTTAGTTCCATTGTTCTGGATGTACTATATTGGTGGATCTAGCCTTTAGGTGCATTTTAGGCATATCACAAAATTTCAGTAGTTCTTCTGTTGGCATGACATTATCTAATTACATTATTCACTATTGCAGCCAAAAGTGGTGGCCGTGTCAGATTCAATAAGGTTTGTTAACCCAAAAGCTCCTGTATATCCTCGCCTTGCTCAGGGGAAATACTGGAATGAAGTAAGTTTACATTGTTCATCAATCCTCCATATTTTGTTTTAAGGGACATCCTGAGTGCCAATCGAATTGCTTGCGACTTGACACATTATGATCTTCTGTTTCTCAATGTTATTATAATATCTAAACTTGAGGCTGCTTGACTGCTGTGGAAGTTTCTCTATATATTATGTCATAAATTACCCCAAAGAGGAACCAATTCTATCGACAATTTGTCCTACACCTATTTCTTAGACCATCTTTTATTGATCTTTAGATGACAGTCACATGGACAAGTGGATATAACACAGATGAAGCCATTGCTTTTGTTGAGTGGGGTATGAAAGGACAGTCACAAAGACGCTCACCAGCAGGAACACTGACTTTTACGCGCAACAGCATGTGTGGTAAAAATCTAATTGACGTAAATTAGAATAATGTAACTTACGACCTCATTAGTTaagaaaatatatctcatatagaTCAACCTCCATGGGCTTGCTTCGCACTTAATCCATTTGTAGCTATTTACCCTGGCATCTGAAAACTGCAATCAGATGCATGAAAATAAGATAATAGGCTAATGCTTTGTACATTGATGGAAATCTAGTTGGATTGAAGCTTGGGAATTCAGATAAGATCTGGTATTATGTTTGTGTTTGAAAAAGAATTGGAACAGAGTTGGAAAGCTACGAATATTTTTTttacaatatatcacaaaataGGGTCAATTTTGTCAATTTGTTATCACTTCAAATATATATGTATCACTTGCATAGTACAGTAGATTCATTAGACTTGTATGAATACACTGATTGATTGGCTGGATTCTTGTTAGATGACGTGTCTATAATATTTGTAGGATCGCCTGCACGGACAGTTGGTTGGCGTGATCCTGGATTCATACATACAAGTTTCTTGAAGGATTTGTGGCCAAATATTAAGTAATCAATCTGAGAATTCATTAGGATTTGCAAAAACAGCTTTTAAACTTCGTATGATGTCTGTGATTTATCGTCTTGACAACTTTTTCCAGGTACACCTACAGAATGGGGCACATGTTACCTGATGGTTCATATATATGGAGCAAGACTTATTCATTTAAATCATCACCATATCCTGGTCAGGATTCCTTACAGAAGATTATTATATTTGGAGACATGGGAAAGGTAGTCAGCTTAAATTGAAAACCGATTCTTATATAATGCTAACAGATAAAGATTAATCAACAGTTCAATCCAACCTTTTTTAGTAGGTCTATGAAAAATCATTGATTCCTCATTTATCTAGCTCATGCGTCAAATTGATCTAAAAGATATAGCTAAACTACTATGATCATAATTCTATGATTTTATAGTTATATATCCAAACAAAGCGTTTGATTTTACATAATATCCAATCCTTTGATGCATGTATGAAAGTTTAACCAATAATATAGGTCGTCTGGCTCTCACAGAAATTTGACTATCTTTTGTGTATTTCAGGCAGAGCGTGATGGTTCAAATGAGTATAGTAATTATCAACCCGGATCACTGAATACCACCGACCAATTGATCAAGGACCTGAAGAACATTGACATAGTTTTTCATATTGGAGATTTGTCATATGCAAATGGATACATTTCACAATGGGACCAATTCACATCACAGGTGGAACCTATTGCATCCACTGTGCCATATATGGTTGCTAGGTTTGTTCTATATAACTAAATGGAGactttttttattatttattgaccTTACTTCAAACCTAATATTGCCTCTGCTCCACAAAAGATTCCATCTGCAGAATTTCAATATAACTGCAGTATACCACATTTACCGGTGAATATGAGAGTTTTTAGGGTGAATTGGCGGCATAACAATAAATTACAATATTGAATTTGATGAAATAGTTTTATGTCATCATGATTGAAAGGTGGATCGTTTTTGGGGAGAGAAACACATAGTACTCCTTTTCTGGAATGAGCATGTAATAATTTCTGTCTTTTTTTGCAGTGGAAATCACGAGCGTGACTGGCCTGGATCAGGATCCTTCTACGATACTGTGGATTCAGGTGGAGAATGTGGCGTGTTAGCTGAGACCATGTTCTACGTTCCTGCAGAAAACAGAGCCAAATTCTGGTATGGATTATTGCTTCTCGAATAAATTTCTCACTTGGTTGTAGAAGAGGAAAC carries:
- the LOC141692242 gene encoding putative inactive purple acid phosphatase 27 translates to MMMKMLGFISTIIVFMLLRNSDSHVIQGEQPLSKIAIHKAVHALSDSSSIKAFPSFLGLKGEDTQWVNVELDHAKPSEDDWVGVFSPAKFNGSDCYYENDPKEQSPYICSAPIKYAYANHSTSNYTKTGRASIKFQLINQRADFSFALFSGGLSNPKVVAVSDSIRFVNPKAPVYPRLAQGKYWNEMTVTWTSGYNTDEAIAFVEWGMKGQSQRRSPAGTLTFTRNSMCGSPARTVGWRDPGFIHTSFLKDLWPNIKYTYRMGHMLPDGSYIWSKTYSFKSSPYPGQDSLQKIIIFGDMGKAERDGSNEYSNYQPGSLNTTDQLIKDLKNIDIVFHIGDLSYANGYISQWDQFTSQVEPIASTVPYMVASGNHERDWPGSGSFYDTVDSGGECGVLAETMFYVPAENRAKFWYSTDYGMFHFCIADTEHDWREGSEQYRFIEKCLASVDRQKQPWLIFAAHRVLGYSSDKYYGLEGSFEEPMGRESLQRLWQKYKVDIAFYGHVHNYERTCPMYQNRCVNSEKSNYSGTMNGTIHVVAGGAGSHLSEFSELKTSWSLYKDYDFGFVKLTAFNHSSLLFEYKKSSDGLVYDSFTISRDYKDVLACVHDSCEATTAAS